GTTGGTAATGCTTTTAGACCCCGGAGGTCTGACAGTTCCCTCAACGGGACCTGAAACGGGTTTTACTTGATAAGTTTTGGACATGAGCGAAATGAAAACGGTTTGTTGGATAGTTGGGAACGCCTCTTCAGAGAGACGTCTATGACAGCCTGATTCGTCACAGCATACACACTTGATAACTAAATCTAAAGTGAGCAGATCAATGACTTACGATGTCTTATGTATTTTCGATGGCCTGGGGAAGTCCTTCCTGAATTGTCGGATAAACAAGCTCGACTCCCAAAGTTTCACGTAACCTCAGATTAGAGCAACGTTTATTCAGTCCCGCTGCACGTTCGGTACTGTGCATGCGAAGGGACTTCAAGGCGGACTGCCCTGGCGAGTCACCCGCAAATTGAGGATGCGGTGCCTTCAGCAGTCGGGCCAGTGTTTCATAGTACTCCTGTCGGGTAATCGGCTGACTGTCGCTGACCAGGTAGTGCGATTCCAGATGGATGTCTGTATCACATTTCAGGATTGTATTTACGATGTCAGCGAGATGAACCAGATTCAGCCAGGCATCCGGTCTGCCTGTCAGCGGTTCGCCAGCCTTGATTTGCTGCATTCGGGCCAGAAGTCGCCCGGGACCATAAATACCAGCCAGTCTGAGGATCACAGCGGTTGCGGTTTCGCGTTGTGCCCCGTTCGGTGTTAAGCCGTGCTGTTCAAATAATTGCTCTGCTGCGAGACAAATTTGACCGTTTTCACGTTCCGGTTCACAAACCGATGTCTCATCGACCCATTCGCCAGTGGACTGACCGTAAACGCTGGTACTGGAGAGGTAAATCATTTTCTCAGTTCGCTGTTTGATTTCCGTCAGCACGTTGTTTAATCCCTCGACGTAGATTTCCCGTCGCGATTTCTCAGCCGAACGATCAAAGCCGACGGCGTACAGCACGGTTTCTGATTCGGGCAGTCCCTTGAGGGAATCGGGCTGGGTAATATCCCCCATCAGAGGCGTGATCCCCCGCTGCTTAAATTCGCTGGCATGTGCTTCAGAACGTGTGAGTGCCGAAACAGAGTGCCCCTGCTCCAGCCATTTTTGCGCAACAGGCAAGCCGACATAACCACAGCCGATAATCAATTTATGCATCTAAACACCATTTTCAGAAGGGGGAACTGACAAACTGACTTAGCGTTTACCACGAATCCGCGACGCCAGTTGATCGGAATGCTGCAGAACCAGTTGAACGTGAGCCTGAATCTGGTCGCATAATTCACGTTCCGCATTGTCTGGCAGAGTTTGGATTGTCTGAACACCAGAGTCTTCAAGAAATGTCGATTCCAGCTTTCGAAACCGCTCGGCCATTGTCTGCAATAACGATTCCACCTCTGTTATAGACAGATCGTAGCGGTTGAGAATGGTTACTTCTGAATTCCTGACCCGGGTCAACCGCGCCAGTGTGTTTCCCTGAGTGCGATACAAAGCGCCCTCGATATAAGCGCGTCTCAAGAAACCGGACTGATCAAATTGATAGACGGGATCGCTGCCAAAGTAAAACGAAAAATGACCGCTTTTCTTTAATCCCCAGAACAGAGGAAGCGTTTCATGAACCACCTGCAATTCGGCACGGGGAAATAACGCGGTCGCTTCACGCATCAAGTCTTCGCGGTCTTGTTCATTTCGTGCCATTGCAGTCTCTTCATTCTGATTGCAGCTTGCCTGCGGGTTTTACCCGGGAGCGTCGCTAATCAAACAGATGGCTTACCGATTCGTTACGGTGAATACGTCGAATGGCCTCACCCAGCAAGGGGGCAATGGATATCGTTCTTAAATTAGAGAGTTTATCCTGATCAGGAATCGGCAGACTGTTTGTGACCACGATTTCTTTGATGGGCGCCTCGCTCAGCAGTTTAATGGCAGGGCCACAAAACACCGCATGGGATGCACTGACATAGATTTCGCGGGCTCCCTGCTCTTTGACGACATTGACTGCGCCGACGATCGAGCCAGCCGTAGAAATCATATCATCAAACAGGAGTGCCACTTTCCCGTCAATCGGGCCACCAATAATATTCGCCTGCTGTGTTTCCAGGGCATTTTTGCGGCGTTTATCAACAATCGCCAGTGTGCCCCCGATATTGTTATTATGTTGCAGCGTTCGTTTGATACTGCCCTCATCAGGGCTCACGACCACCAGATCTTTATCCGGAATGTTGAGCGATCTGAAGTAACGATCCAGAATCGGAGCGGCGTACAAGTGATCGACGGGGGTATCAAAAAAGCCTTGAATCTGCGCTGCATGCAAATCCATCGCCAGCACCCGGTCGGCCCCTGCTTCATTGATCAGATTCGCAACCAGTTTCGATGTAATCGGTACACGGCCAGAGTCTTTACGATCCTGTCTCGCATATCCGAAATAAGGAATGACAGCAGTGATACGTTCTGCACTCGCCCGTCGACAGGCATCCATCAGAATCAGCAACTCCATCAGATTATCGTTCACAGGAGGCGAAGTTGGCTGAAGGATAAAGACGTCTCGCCCCCGGACATTCTGATTCAGTTTCAGACTGATTTCCCCATCGGGAAAATTGGACAACTCGACCGATGCCAGACGAACGCCGAGATATTCCGCGATTTCTCCAGCCAATTGGGGATGAGCTCGTCCACTAAGAAGAGTCAAATGATCATACATTGAAAGCGAAGCCTGCTTTGGTGCGATACTTTGGGTTGCAAGAACAAGGGCTGTCAGCGCCGAACAGATCTGTCTGGCATACATCTCTATTCACGCTTATCGAGTGAAAGATGTCAAGCATGAGCTTTCGATTTCGTGCGAAAGTCCCTAAATGCCGCTTTTTAGACGCACTTTACAGAAATTGACGAGTAGCAAAACGAGCGAATCTCTATCGATTATTCAGAGGGTGCCTGTTTGAGAATCTCAGCCACTTCAGCCAGTTGCTCCTGCGTATTCACCCCCATCGCTTCCTGGATATCGAATACTGGATCAGCCAGCACAGTCTGTCCTTCTTTAAGCAGAATCTCGGCACAGTCAGTCAGGTAATATTCCGCCTGACTGTTATCTGGTTTCACTTTTTCCAATGCATGGAATAACTGTCGACCATCAAAGGCGAAGCAACCTGTATTGATCTCTTCAATGGCGGCTTCTTCGGGAGTGGCATCCTTTTGTTCTACAATCCGCAGGAATTGGCCGTTTGCATCGCGAACAATGCGTCCCAGACCTTCATTGGCTTTGGTCGTCGCGGTTCCGACCACACAAGCCGCCTGATTCTGCTGCTGAATCTCCAGTAATTTTGCCAGCGAAGTCCCTTTCAAGAGTGGCGTATCGCCGGCGAGGACCAGAACGGGCCCATCATGCTCAGCGAGATTCTCGGCACTCATCATCACAGCGTGCCCCGTCCCTTTCTGGTCTGCCTGCAAGGCAAATTCCACGTCGGAATGGTGGGCGAGTGCTGCTTTCACTTCGTCTGCTTTGTGACCAACGATCACGACCAGTTTCTGGCAATGCGCGGCACGAGCCGCATCCAGAACATATTCTATCATCGGACGTCCCAGAATGGGGTGCAGAACTTTGGGAAGCTCTGACTTCATCCTTGTGCTCTTACCAGCGGCAAGGATGACAGCTGCAGGAGGATTCACGAATGAATTTCCTTAATCAGGGTGAGATTGGAATTGGGAAGCGAGAGCAGATTAAAACTGAACCCCAAACCGGGCGATGAATCCATCTTTGATATCAAATCCGCCACCACTTCTGAAGTCAGCTTCCCGTTTTACAATTCCCCCTGCTTCGAGGAACATCGACATACATCCGTTGTCGCCGCGTAAACCGATCATCATGACGTAGTCCTTGAATTCCACCTGATCACGGCCCACAACGCCGGCCCGCTCTACCTGGAATGCTTCGATATCATATTCAAAGCTACCATAGAGCCAGACGCTCTTGTCACCCACATTTCCCAGGAAACGGCTGACGCGGGATTTCGGGAACATGGCACGAATTTCCCAAAGGTCATTGGGAGTCCAAACTGCACCAGCATAAGGAATCACATAATCTCCCACACGATCCCAGTAAGCAGCCCCTGCGGCAAACATCCAGGTATCAGAAGGTCGGAAGAATAACACGACCCGCGCGTCAAACTGCCAGGCATTTGAGCTTAAACTTTTCGCTAAATCGGATGCCAGAGCGGGAGTAAAGCCTAATTGCACACTCCACAATCCATTGGCGGGAGTTGATAACTGCAAATCACTGCCAAACCGGAATCCCTTGCCGGGTAACGAAACAAACTGAGGACCATCCCAGCCACGGTAGTCAAATTGCGGCGAAAATGCGAAGATCCAACCATTGCGTGTGGGAGTGGTGTAGGTCAGATCAATGTCGGTTTCAAAAACAGCAAAGTTCCCGCCGGGGGCTCCCCCTGGTTGAACATAGGTGCGTGCTTTAGGTAAAATCCCAAATTCATATCGGGAAGACCAGCCAAAACGATAGGGCTGTGGCCCGTTCAAGCCCCCCGAATAGCCGGGTACCGACATCTGCTGCCCCATATAGGGATCCACGCCGGCACCAGGTGTGAGAAAAGGATCGTAGGCTGCGGGCGGCGATCCATACAAATTACCGGCTCCCGCATTGGGATCAAAAGGCTGCCCATTCGGAGCCGCATAAGTTCCACCGTTAGGAGGCGTCGTCCCGAATGGGACCGACTCTTCATACGTTGGCGGCGGACTCTGGCCACGAATGATGGCATCAAAGTCTTCTGAGGGTGTATAAATCGTAGTCATTTCAGCGGCATTCAATTGAAGTCCGGCTGAAAACACAATGGCAAGACAAAGAAGGGAAGCTTTCAATGTTCAACCTGCAAATATGGGATTAATCAGTGTATGAGCGGAAATGCTCTGTCTGAATGGGGAGTCAGCAACACAATGCGGCTTAACTCTTCGATGTTGGGGTGGTTTAGTGAGGGGATTTTCCAAATGTTGGAGATTAGGTCAACATCAATCTGAAGCGTGGCAGCGGCAAACTTGAGGAAAAGTTAGAATTTTCTGGAAATTTGTAAGAAAAAAAGACTGCCTGCGAAGCAATT
This window of the Gimesia fumaroli genome carries:
- a CDS encoding NTP transferase domain-containing protein, which gives rise to MNPPAAVILAAGKSTRMKSELPKVLHPILGRPMIEYVLDAARAAHCQKLVVIVGHKADEVKAALAHHSDVEFALQADQKGTGHAVMMSAENLAEHDGPVLVLAGDTPLLKGTSLAKLLEIQQQNQAACVVGTATTKANEGLGRIVRDANGQFLRIVEQKDATPEEAAIEEINTGCFAFDGRQLFHALEKVKPDNSQAEYYLTDCAEILLKEGQTVLADPVFDIQEAMGVNTQEQLAEVAEILKQAPSE
- a CDS encoding SDR family oxidoreductase, yielding MHKLIIGCGYVGLPVAQKWLEQGHSVSALTRSEAHASEFKQRGITPLMGDITQPDSLKGLPESETVLYAVGFDRSAEKSRREIYVEGLNNVLTEIKQRTEKMIYLSSTSVYGQSTGEWVDETSVCEPERENGQICLAAEQLFEQHGLTPNGAQRETATAVILRLAGIYGPGRLLARMQQIKAGEPLTGRPDAWLNLVHLADIVNTILKCDTDIHLESHYLVSDSQPITRQEYYETLARLLKAPHPQFAGDSPGQSALKSLRMHSTERAAGLNKRCSNLRLRETLGVELVYPTIQEGLPQAIENT
- a CDS encoding ribose-phosphate diphosphokinase, which produces MYDHLTLLSGRAHPQLAGEIAEYLGVRLASVELSNFPDGEISLKLNQNVRGRDVFILQPTSPPVNDNLMELLILMDACRRASAERITAVIPYFGYARQDRKDSGRVPITSKLVANLINEAGADRVLAMDLHAAQIQGFFDTPVDHLYAAPILDRYFRSLNIPDKDLVVVSPDEGSIKRTLQHNNNIGGTLAIVDKRRKNALETQQANIIGGPIDGKVALLFDDMISTAGSIVGAVNVVKEQGAREIYVSASHAVFCGPAIKLLSEAPIKEIVVTNSLPIPDQDKLSNLRTISIAPLLGEAIRRIHRNESVSHLFD